Proteins from a genomic interval of Micromonospora sp. NBC_00389:
- a CDS encoding neuraminidase-like domain-containing protein, whose protein sequence is MTTSEAEKFRIGGTVRDDTGSPVTAGIAVEVFDLRLGGEHLVGAAAVKADGTFVLTFDSESVRSRPGASLDLVVRVVRTPAPSNEATPVASPAPEREVIARSATRFDAGPDEHVNVVLPAGAVPVLDEHSRLVADIAEGLAGAGEIPVSPARLVEDEQRRDVTFAAAKSGWNARAVSMASLAEREAADTGIPAPLHYALYRAGLPAGSRLWALTSAGVIETVWSRAIEQGIIAPQLAEAIPASLQAVRALVGHAVLDLPTGVGDSRLGDLLIDALPDAADRHRFAQIYREYRDAPDTLWSQVRGHFADDTAARLELDGALANLTRNNAALIAKLHGGPAPARVSDLAVAGYHHAHRWREHLTPDVPVPDDLPGEDEASRRDTYAAILAEELRLRHPTAVLSAEVAEGAIPVDGPPGTDRAVADFFAEHNDRFELAVHPIDHFVGAHGIDLEPPVRDAVATLQRIVAVAPNPEAVRALRALGFDSARAVAMHGEAAFVSRFGSALGGEDVARETFRRGDQVYTATLATATSHLVARAAPEVFAVPRGGPAARTGPGARARAANEAARLADVRTLPNLETLFGPADTGACEHCESVLSPAAYLVDLLEFLNCDPKSGGRRPLDVLLQRRPDLQHIALSCENTVTELPYVDLANEILEHVVVHSSIDGYQGHDVTPGTSTAELLASPQFVDEAAYSALRGACYPLVLPWDQRLSALRAYLVQARVNLRDAMASLAPDDANGRSWQDVVRERVGIDPAERDLLIGSAVTAQQLYGDDPARVTEEQFVSGVGNARRLARRLGISPAELVSLIQTRFVNPDADLLVLLRTLGVGFPTIQALHEGTITPAAFRAALRPGLDTAPFGGDVVAWLTAHHEQIMNIVVLTDPSGQEPPAGDPTGAFAKLELRRTLPDVARNKLRAVDLLAIARFVRLRNRLGWSIERTDEVLAALWPAPVPVTASIAEVRRNLDSGFDAVLIRLGHLLTGMDLLGLDAADDLPWLLGCFAPLGTHGPRAPYRTLFPTSTLLGTDPVFGPGPNGSPPARPDARLLDHIPALQAALKLTAEEFTVVASAARVDATTPLSVASISLLFRYGYLARTLQISVTELINLVEATDWNPFAPLDESEPDFLKLVRLVRSIRKSGLSIAHLAALALGTDSSSDSEIMPVLRSVRCALADPRAPAGGQWTESALRAVLTTVFPADVSDTFLGLLAAASTYTTAYQQSEAQLPEPVLAVAPGLAYDAERSLLIHRGVLTPESAAAVRALPDLPAGLTDAVAALANAGQADYLPLFRAYPILEQRWRAWAADPAVLGKEGRLAALGAALLEDLRPSLRRRQLGEVLGPVIGTEPEAVIALIEDPVAMPGSAPQRSVGDDLAAVTAAGLSVRFWAGSGEAPATGEPVRTGIALGVDYGPGGADLAQAAGMPAGPISGTWAAIVDPPVPGAYVLTVETDGSSVALQVDCQPVNLRREGQTWTAEPIDLVAGRPVSLKLTATGLSITLRLRWHAEGVATVPLPGSACCPADTVAVFTSAYRRLLAAVDFSSALRVTARELLSLARSPQYRIGDVGWLSAVPVAPDSAARLTLVCAVNALARYCQLRERWRVTGTAIVDLLDASVLDPPSALIAALTGVTPPAVDCVAKHLGVAGSALRSIDALQRVADVLDLIRTVALPVTTLARTLRTTPTGQDVRDVRDALRARYDDTAWADVARPIHNELRRAARDALVGKVLHLENPDPDLTVDEVTGEFISPDQLYEKLLIDVQMDPCMTTSRIAQAISTVQLFVARSLLNLEPEVSPESIDPQRWEAIKRYRIWEANRKVFLFPENWLDPDLRDDKSPFFREVESELLQSDITDQAAATALGHYLEKLDDVANLEIAGMHVDERKAANTDVLDPLVHVIGRTSGAKRSYYHRTLDGTWRPWERVTLEIQDDPVLPVIWKGRFLLFWLKVSKQPDSRQPGPFAASAKPEARLGDLAVRDLKSSPTATLTVSLFWSEYYNGRWQSPRTSDPDRPIDLGAQFSVIGDPLTLRLASDIKEDVTGVRDSLGIVVLNPSPGGSGNSHFRLYTTHSLPVRKEDDQAGSLGFPADRQFSETGPFVVTARDNPLAPMVVLHASQPPYRGIGPMHRLKDPQQAPFFFQDSRHVFYVHPGPSEPAHSFGLFPEPAVAPLTFPDLGTITAQAISR, encoded by the coding sequence ATGACGACATCTGAGGCGGAAAAGTTCCGGATCGGCGGGACCGTCCGTGACGACACGGGATCCCCGGTCACCGCCGGAATCGCCGTTGAGGTCTTCGATCTGCGCCTAGGCGGCGAGCATCTGGTAGGCGCGGCAGCGGTGAAGGCGGACGGAACGTTCGTACTGACCTTCGACTCCGAGTCGGTCCGCTCGAGGCCAGGAGCGAGCCTTGACCTCGTCGTGCGGGTGGTCCGGACGCCGGCCCCCTCGAACGAGGCGACGCCCGTCGCCAGCCCGGCGCCCGAACGGGAAGTGATCGCCCGTTCCGCGACGCGCTTCGACGCCGGCCCCGACGAGCACGTCAACGTCGTGCTCCCGGCGGGCGCGGTACCCGTCCTCGACGAGCACAGCCGTCTTGTCGCCGACATCGCCGAGGGGCTGGCCGGTGCCGGCGAGATCCCGGTCAGCCCGGCTCGTCTTGTGGAGGACGAGCAACGCCGCGACGTCACGTTCGCGGCCGCCAAGAGCGGGTGGAATGCCCGAGCCGTTTCCATGGCCTCGCTGGCTGAGCGCGAGGCGGCCGACACCGGCATCCCCGCCCCGCTGCACTACGCCCTGTACCGGGCCGGTCTGCCCGCGGGCTCGCGGCTGTGGGCACTCACATCTGCCGGCGTGATCGAGACAGTATGGTCCCGCGCCATCGAACAGGGGATCATCGCGCCGCAGCTTGCGGAGGCAATCCCCGCGAGCCTCCAGGCGGTACGCGCGTTGGTTGGTCACGCGGTCCTGGATCTGCCCACCGGGGTCGGTGACTCGCGGTTGGGCGACCTGCTGATCGACGCTCTGCCCGATGCGGCCGACCGGCATCGCTTCGCCCAGATCTACCGGGAGTATCGGGATGCGCCTGACACGCTGTGGTCGCAGGTGCGAGGGCATTTCGCCGACGACACCGCCGCCCGACTGGAACTCGATGGGGCGCTGGCCAACCTGACCCGCAACAACGCTGCGCTGATCGCCAAACTTCACGGCGGCCCGGCCCCGGCGCGAGTGAGTGATCTCGCCGTGGCGGGCTACCACCACGCGCACCGGTGGCGGGAGCACCTCACCCCCGACGTGCCGGTCCCCGACGACCTCCCAGGCGAGGACGAGGCCTCACGGCGAGACACCTACGCCGCGATTCTGGCCGAGGAACTGCGGCTACGCCATCCCACCGCCGTTCTGAGTGCCGAGGTGGCCGAGGGAGCCATCCCCGTCGACGGTCCGCCCGGCACCGATCGCGCTGTGGCCGACTTCTTCGCCGAGCACAACGACCGGTTCGAGCTCGCCGTGCACCCCATCGACCACTTCGTGGGTGCCCACGGCATCGATCTTGAACCGCCGGTGCGCGACGCGGTCGCGACCCTGCAGCGGATCGTCGCGGTCGCCCCCAACCCGGAAGCGGTGCGGGCTCTGCGCGCGCTCGGCTTCGACTCCGCCCGAGCGGTGGCTATGCACGGTGAGGCGGCATTCGTCTCGCGGTTCGGCTCCGCCCTAGGCGGCGAGGACGTCGCCCGGGAAACCTTCCGACGCGGCGATCAGGTCTACACCGCCACCCTCGCCACGGCCACCAGCCATCTCGTGGCCCGCGCCGCGCCCGAAGTATTCGCGGTACCGCGTGGCGGACCCGCAGCGCGCACAGGACCCGGGGCGCGGGCCCGCGCCGCGAACGAGGCGGCACGCCTAGCGGACGTGCGTACGCTGCCGAACCTGGAGACGCTGTTCGGCCCAGCCGACACCGGCGCCTGCGAGCATTGCGAGTCGGTGCTCAGCCCGGCCGCCTACCTAGTCGACCTGCTCGAGTTCCTGAACTGCGACCCGAAGTCCGGCGGCCGCCGCCCGCTCGACGTGCTCCTGCAGCGCCGCCCCGATCTGCAGCACATAGCGCTGAGCTGCGAGAACACAGTCACCGAGCTTCCGTACGTCGATCTGGCGAATGAGATCCTCGAACATGTCGTCGTCCATTCCTCGATCGACGGGTACCAGGGCCATGATGTAACGCCGGGTACGAGCACCGCCGAACTGCTGGCCTCGCCGCAGTTCGTGGACGAGGCCGCCTACTCCGCGCTGCGGGGGGCCTGCTACCCGCTCGTGCTGCCGTGGGACCAGCGCCTGTCCGCCCTGCGGGCCTACCTCGTCCAAGCGAGGGTGAACCTCAGGGACGCGATGGCCTCGCTTGCCCCCGACGACGCCAACGGCCGGTCGTGGCAAGACGTGGTGCGGGAACGGGTAGGCATCGACCCGGCCGAGCGCGACCTCCTGATCGGGTCCGCCGTGACCGCCCAGCAGCTCTACGGCGACGACCCGGCGCGGGTGACGGAGGAGCAGTTCGTCAGCGGTGTGGGCAACGCCCGTCGGCTCGCCCGTCGCCTCGGCATCAGCCCCGCCGAGTTGGTCAGCTTGATCCAGACGCGGTTCGTCAACCCCGACGCCGATCTGCTGGTGCTCCTCCGCACTCTCGGCGTCGGCTTCCCCACGATCCAGGCTCTGCACGAGGGGACGATCACCCCTGCGGCATTCAGGGCGGCGCTGCGACCTGGTCTGGACACCGCGCCGTTCGGTGGAGATGTCGTCGCGTGGCTGACCGCCCACCACGAACAGATCATGAACATCGTCGTGCTCACCGATCCGAGCGGACAGGAGCCCCCCGCCGGAGACCCGACCGGCGCCTTCGCCAAGCTGGAGCTGAGGCGGACCCTGCCCGACGTGGCGCGCAACAAGCTGCGGGCCGTCGACCTGCTGGCGATCGCGCGGTTCGTCCGCCTGCGCAACCGACTCGGCTGGAGCATCGAGCGAACCGACGAGGTGCTCGCCGCGCTCTGGCCCGCCCCGGTGCCGGTCACCGCGTCCATCGCCGAGGTACGCCGCAACCTCGACTCCGGCTTTGACGCCGTTCTGATCCGGCTCGGGCACCTGCTGACCGGGATGGACCTGCTCGGACTCGATGCCGCCGACGACCTGCCGTGGCTGCTCGGTTGCTTCGCGCCGCTCGGCACCCACGGCCCGAGGGCCCCGTATCGCACGCTGTTTCCCACATCCACTCTCCTCGGCACCGATCCGGTGTTCGGACCCGGCCCGAACGGCAGCCCGCCCGCCCGCCCGGACGCCCGGCTGCTCGATCACATCCCGGCCCTGCAAGCGGCGCTCAAGCTCACCGCCGAAGAGTTCACCGTGGTTGCGTCCGCCGCCCGTGTCGACGCGACGACGCCACTGTCCGTCGCCTCCATCAGCCTTCTGTTCCGGTACGGCTACCTCGCCCGGACCCTGCAGATAAGCGTTACGGAGCTGATCAACCTCGTCGAGGCGACCGACTGGAACCCATTCGCCCCCTTGGATGAATCCGAGCCGGACTTCTTGAAGCTCGTGCGTCTCGTCCGGTCGATCCGGAAGTCCGGCCTTTCCATCGCGCACCTCGCGGCGCTGGCGCTCGGGACGGACAGCAGCTCGGACTCGGAGATCATGCCGGTCTTGCGCTCGGTCCGCTGCGCGCTCGCCGATCCCCGCGCACCCGCCGGCGGGCAGTGGACCGAGTCGGCGCTGCGCGCTGTCCTGACGACCGTGTTCCCCGCCGACGTCAGCGACACATTCCTCGGCCTTCTCGCCGCGGCCTCGACCTACACCACCGCCTACCAGCAAAGCGAGGCGCAGCTCCCCGAACCGGTGCTGGCCGTCGCGCCCGGCCTCGCGTACGACGCGGAGCGGTCGCTGCTGATCCATCGCGGGGTGCTGACCCCGGAGTCGGCGGCAGCGGTGAGGGCCCTGCCCGACCTGCCGGCCGGCCTGACCGACGCGGTCGCGGCCCTGGCCAACGCCGGGCAGGCCGATTACCTGCCGCTGTTCCGCGCGTATCCGATCCTGGAACAGCGGTGGCGTGCTTGGGCGGCCGATCCCGCCGTTTTGGGCAAGGAGGGGCGCCTGGCAGCTCTGGGTGCGGCCTTGCTGGAGGATCTGCGGCCCAGTTTGCGACGCCGGCAACTGGGCGAGGTACTGGGCCCCGTAATCGGTACCGAGCCCGAGGCTGTCATCGCCCTCATCGAGGATCCCGTCGCGATGCCGGGGTCCGCACCGCAGCGTTCGGTCGGGGACGACCTGGCGGCGGTCACCGCCGCCGGGCTGAGCGTGCGCTTCTGGGCTGGGTCCGGCGAAGCCCCGGCCACCGGTGAACCGGTCCGGACCGGCATCGCACTCGGCGTCGACTACGGGCCCGGCGGAGCGGACTTGGCCCAGGCGGCCGGGATGCCCGCCGGACCGATCAGCGGAACCTGGGCTGCCATCGTCGACCCGCCGGTCCCGGGAGCCTATGTGCTGACGGTGGAGACGGACGGCTCCTCCGTCGCGCTCCAGGTCGACTGCCAGCCTGTGAATCTGCGACGCGAAGGCCAGACGTGGACGGCGGAGCCGATCGATCTCGTGGCCGGGCGGCCAGTGTCGCTGAAGCTGACCGCGACCGGGTTGAGCATCACGCTGCGTTTGCGGTGGCACGCCGAGGGAGTCGCCACGGTACCGCTGCCGGGCAGCGCCTGCTGTCCCGCAGATACCGTCGCGGTGTTCACCAGCGCGTATCGACGGCTTCTGGCGGCCGTCGATTTTTCGTCCGCGCTCAGAGTTACGGCCCGCGAGCTGCTGTCCCTCGCGCGCTCACCGCAGTACCGCATCGGTGACGTCGGCTGGCTGTCCGCGGTGCCCGTCGCTCCCGATTCAGCGGCGCGGCTCACACTTGTATGCGCCGTCAACGCCCTCGCCCGTTACTGTCAGCTACGCGAGCGCTGGCGGGTCACCGGCACCGCAATCGTCGACCTGCTCGACGCCTCAGTGCTCGACCCGCCATCGGCACTGATCGCGGCGCTCACCGGGGTGACCCCGCCGGCCGTGGACTGCGTCGCCAAGCACCTGGGAGTCGCGGGATCTGCGCTGCGCAGCATCGACGCGCTCCAGCGGGTGGCCGACGTGCTGGATCTGATCCGCACCGTCGCGCTGCCGGTGACCACACTCGCCCGCACCCTCAGGACCACTCCAACGGGACAGGACGTGCGGGACGTGCGCGACGCCCTCCGCGCCCGCTACGACGACACCGCCTGGGCAGACGTCGCACGCCCGATCCACAACGAGCTACGCCGCGCCGCTCGCGACGCCCTTGTGGGCAAGGTCTTGCACCTGGAAAACCCCGACCCCGACCTGACCGTGGACGAGGTCACCGGCGAGTTCATCTCTCCCGACCAGCTGTACGAAAAGCTGCTCATCGACGTGCAGATGGACCCGTGCATGACCACATCGCGTATCGCGCAGGCCATCTCGACCGTGCAGCTGTTCGTCGCGCGGTCGTTGCTGAACCTCGAGCCGGAGGTCTCGCCGGAGTCGATCGACCCGCAGCGCTGGGAGGCAATAAAGCGTTACCGGATCTGGGAAGCCAACCGCAAGGTCTTTTTGTTCCCGGAAAACTGGCTCGACCCTGATCTCCGGGACGACAAGTCGCCGTTCTTCCGCGAGGTGGAGTCGGAGCTGCTTCAGTCCGACATCACCGACCAGGCCGCCGCAACCGCACTGGGCCACTACCTGGAAAAGCTCGACGACGTGGCAAATCTCGAGATCGCCGGTATGCACGTCGACGAGCGCAAGGCCGCCAACACCGACGTCCTTGATCCACTTGTGCACGTCATCGGCCGCACCTCCGGGGCGAAACGCAGCTACTACCATCGGACCCTCGACGGGACGTGGCGGCCGTGGGAGCGGGTCACCCTCGAAATCCAGGACGACCCCGTACTCCCGGTGATCTGGAAAGGCCGGTTCCTGCTGTTCTGGCTGAAGGTCTCCAAGCAGCCCGACAGCCGGCAGCCGGGCCCGTTCGCCGCGTCCGCCAAGCCAGAAGCACGGCTGGGAGACCTGGCCGTGCGAGACCTGAAATCCAGCCCGACCGCGACGCTGACCGTGAGTCTGTTCTGGAGCGAGTACTACAACGGCCGGTGGCAGTCGCCGCGCACCTCAGACCCCGACCGGCCGATCGACCTGGGGGCCCAGTTCAGCGTGATCGGCGATCCACTGACGCTACGCCTGGCCTCCGATATCAAGGAGGACGTCACCGGCGTACGCGACAGCCTCGGCATCGTCGTGCTCAACCCCAGCCCGGGCGGAAGCGGCAACTCCCATTTCCGGCTCTACACCACGCACAGCCTGCCAGTCCGCAAGGAGGACGACCAAGCCGGGTCGCTGGGATTCCCCGCGGATCGACAATTCTCCGAGACCGGCCCGTTCGTCGTCACCGCGAGGGACAACCCACTGGCTCCCATGGTCGTGCTGCATGCCAGCCAGCCACCCTACCGAGGCATCGGGCCAATGCACCGACTAAAGGATCCGCAACAGGCCCCGTTCTTTTTCCAGGACAGCAGGCATGTCTTCTACGTCCACCCCGGACCTAGCGAGCCAGCACACTCCTTCGGACTGTTCCCCGAACCTGCGGTCGCACCCCTGACCTTCCCCGACCTGGGCACGATCACCGCCCAAGCTATTTCCCGCTGA